One genomic segment of Equus quagga isolate Etosha38 chromosome 20, UCLA_HA_Equagga_1.0, whole genome shotgun sequence includes these proteins:
- the MLH3 gene encoding DNA mismatch repair protein Mlh3 isoform X3, producing MLVGARVHEPREPTCARPASKAVGGRGVGEGRFEAIISSQRRKPVPGTLTSFPPAMIKRLSVEVQAKLRSGLAICSLGQCVEELALNSIDAEAKCVAVRVNMETFQVQVIDNGFGMGSDDVDKVGNRYFTSKCSSLQDLENLRFYGFRGEALASIADMASAVEISSKKNKTMKTFVKLFQNGKALKACEAELSRPSAGTTVTVYNLFYQLPVRRKCMDPRLEFEKVRQRVEALSLMHPSISFSLRNDVSGSMVLQLPKTKDVCSRFCQIYGLGKSQKLREINFKYKEFELSGYISSEAHYNKNMQFLFVNRRLILRTKLHKLIDFLLRKESIICKPKNGSASRQMTSNPRYRSNPELHGIYVINMQCQFCEYDVCMEPAKTLIEFQNWDTPLVCVQEGVKMFLKKEKLFVELSGEDIKEFSEDNDFSFFNATLQKHVSSDEKGDQVSFQEACNTILDSYEMFNMQSKAVKRKATIENIQNSKDSEAIGKKASDSFLYTYNSDDPGCSKMTESSLQNKDSCHSESEILERETAKASESGENEKHKKSCLELNSSRDPCGTSSEMFASPFQTSYHLEESGEDPEMQKVSTTVNDMTASILKKNRIQNQLERSKDATEMGCQPLPFETTTLRVHDAQREDEKREEEPSNCGRINIFSYGQIKLCSTGFITHVVQREQTKSTETEHLFKNCVRPGPASAKETFGNRTCHSTETPNIKDLTSTLSTEFAQLPNKKVCRTNISYGLENKPVGYKNFAVFQEGSKKSHTGCLLPDTSSSLPWCRHVSNGNEETDKLIGSSKPIAHKKLSLSSQLGSLEKFKRQYGKVKNPLNTEMEENNNFEITTNLSPQVEPDIPQKGKNHLDNSDICKITTVRHNDSNNSCQPVHHILYSEKFPFSKEEDCLEQQMPCLRESPVTLKELSHFSRKTLDVEKSPESLASKLSRMKGSERETQTMEVVSHFNEQLQSDSSRKDSDLGTGLALDSCKLFKNEHKKTESGIVPTSDSVTQDNTFNKDSETYSNNNTTESSVIPETSLVLPCSNSKAGSKDSDVLIASEQQRGSLESPSSMLMSHMEDSTAGQNATCFQSEDSIARTCSENEESNTRSLDWQQHFDVALGRMVYINKTTGLSTFTAPTEDVQAACTKDLTTVAVDVMLENGFQFRCHPFRSDLVLPFLPRAREERTVMRQNNRDTVSDAVGSESLQSLFSEWDNPVFARYPEVALDVSSGQAESLAVKIHNILYPYRFTKEMIHSMQVLQQVDNKFIACLMSTKTEENGEAGGNLLVLVDQHAAHERVRLEQLIIDSYEKQQPQGSGRKKLLSSTISPPLEISVTEEQRRLLRNLFANKWSYSRLQEASKGLCH from the exons ATGCTCGTGGGCGCGCGCGTGCATGAGCCGCGCGAGCCAACGTGCGCGCGTCCGGCGTCCAAGGCGGTTGGTGGTAGGGGAGTTGGTGAAGGGCGATTCGAG GCAATTATTTCCAGTCAGAGAAGGaaaccagtgcctggcactctcACCAGCTTTCCTCCTGCCATGATCAAGCGCTTGTCAGTCGAAGTACAAGCCAAATTGCGTTCTGGTTTGGCTATCTGCTCCTTAGGCCAGTGTGTTGAGGAGCTTGCCCTGAACAGTATTGATGCTGAAGCAAAATGTGTGGCTGTCAGGGTGAATATGGAAACCTTCCAAGTTCAAGTGATAGACAATGGATTTGGGATGGGGAGTGATGATGTAGACAAGGTGGGAAATCGTTATTTCACTAGTAAATGCAGCTCTCTGCAGGACTTGGAGAACCTAAGGTTTTATGGTTTCCGAGGGGAGGCCTTGGCAAGTATAGCTGACATGGCCAGTGCTGTGGAAATTTcatccaagaaaaacaaaacaatgaaaactttTGTGAAACTGTTTCAGAATGGAAAAGCCCTGAAAGCTTGTGAAGCTGAGTTGAGTAGACCAAGCGCTGGGACAACAGTAACAGTCTATAACCTATTTTATCAGTTACCTGTACGAAGGAAATGCATGGATCCCAGACTGGAGTTTGAGAAAGTTAGGCAGAGGGTAGAGGCACTCTCACTCATGCacccttccatttctttctctctgaggaATGATGTTTCTGGTTCCATGGTTCTTCAGCTCCCTAAAACCAAAGACGTATGTTCCCgattttgtcaaatttatgggCTGGGCAAGTCCCAAAAGTTaagggaaataaattttaaatataaagagttTGAGCTCAGTGGCTATATCAGCTCTGAAGCACATTATAATAAGAATATGCAGTTTTTGTTTGTGAATAGAAGGCTAATTTTAAGGACAAAGTTACATAAACTCATTGACTTTTTATTAAGGAAAGAAAGTATTATATGCAAACCAAAGAATGGCTCTGCCAGTAGGCAAATGACTTCAAATCCTCGATATAGGTCCAACCCAGAACTCCATGGGATATATGTAATCAATATGCAGTGCCAATTCTGTGAGTATGATGTGTGCATGGAGCCAGCAAAAACTCTGATTGAGTTTCAGAACTGGGATACTCCTTTGGTTTGCGTTCAGGAAGgagtgaaaatgtttttaaagaaagaaaaattatttgtggaATTATCAGGTGAGGACATTAAGGAATTTAGTGAAGAtaatgattttagtttttttaacgCTACTCTTCAGAAGCATGTGTCCTCTGATGAGAAGGGTGACCAGGTCAGTTTCCAAGAAGCATGTAATACTATTTTGGATTCCTATGAAATGTTTAATATGCAGTCAAAAGCTGTGAAAAGAAAAGCTACTATAGAAAACATACAGAATTCTAAGGATTCAGAAGCTATTGGAAAAAAGGCAAGTGATTCATTTTTGTACACTTACAACTCAGATGACCCGGGCTGTAGTAAAATGACGGAGTCATCTTTACAAAACAAAGATAGCTGTCACTCAGAATCAGAGATCTTAGAACGAGAGACAGCTAAAGCATCAGAatcaggagaaaatgagaaacataaaaaatCTTGCTTGGAACTTAACTCTTCAAGAGATCCATGTGGAACCAGTTCAGAAATGTTTGCAAGCCCTTTTCAGACATCGTATCACTTGGAGGAGAGTGGAGAAGATCCAGAAATGCAGAAAGTAAGTACTACTGTTAATGACATGACTGCCAGCATCCTGAAAAAGAATAGAATTCAGAATCAACTCGAGAGATCTAAAGATGCTACTGAGATGGGATGCCAACCTCTGCCTTTTGAGACAACAACATTGAGAGTACATGATGCTCAGAGAGaggatgagaaaagagaagaagaaccTAGTAATTGCGGAAGGATAAACATTTTTAGTTACGGACAAATTAAATTATGTTCCACTGGCTTTATAACTCATGTGGTACAAAGGGAGCAAACTAAATCAACTGAAACagagcatttatttaaaaattgtgttcgACCTGGTCCTGCGAGTGCCAAAGAAACATTTGGAAATAGAACATGCCATTCAACTGAGACTCCAAACATCAAAGATTTAACCAGCACTTTAAGTACAGAATTTGCTCAGCTGCCCAACAAAAAAGTGTGCAGAACAAATATAAGTTACGGGCTAGAGAACAAACCTGTAGGTTATaaaaattttgctgtttttcagGAAGGTAGTAAAAAGTCACATACAGGCTGCTTATTACCTGACACATCCTCCTCTTTGCCTTGGTGTAGACATGTTTCAAATGGTAATGAGGAAACAGATAAGTTGATTGGTTCCTCCAAGCCCATAGCCCATAAGAAGCTAAGCTTAAGTTCACAACTAGGATCTTTAGAGAAGTTTAAGAGGCAATATGGGAAGGTTAAAAATCCTCTGAATacagaaatggaggaaaataataattttgaaatcacTACCAATCTCAGTCCTCAAGTTGAACCTGACATTCCACAGAAAGGTAAGAACCACTTGGACAACTCTGACATTTGTAAAATCACTACTGTGAGACATAATGATTCAAATAATAGTTGTCAACCAGTCCATCACATTCTTTACTCAGAGAAGTTTCCATTCTCCAAGGAAGAAGATTGTTTGGAACAACAGATGCCTTGCTTAAGAGAAAGTCCTGTGACTCTAAAGGAGTTATCTCATTTTAGCAGAAAAACTTTGGATGTTGAGAAGTCACCTGAATCTCTAGCCTCTAAATTATCCAGAATGAAAGGTTCTGAGAGAGAGACTCAAACAATGGAAGTGGTGAGTCACTTTAATGAACAACTACAATCGGATTCCAGTAGGAAAGACAGTGACTTGGGCACTGGGTTAGCCCTAGATTCctgtaagttatttaaaaatgagcataaaAAAACAGAGAGTGGCATCGTCCCAACATCGGACTCTGTCACACAGGATAATACCTTCAATAAAGATAGTGAAACATATTCTAACAACAATACAACAGAGAGCTCTGTGATACCAGAAACTTCTTTGGTATTACCCTGTAGTAATTCTAAAGCTGGCAGTAAAGATTCAGATGTTCTTATAGCTTCAGAACAACAGAGAGGAAGTCTTGAATCTCCCAGTAGCATGTTAATGAGTCACATGGAAGATTCCACAGCTGGCCAAAATGCAACTTGTTTTCAGAGTGAGGACTCTATAGCAAGAACTTGTTCTGAAAATGAAGAGTCAAACACACGTTCTTTGGATTGGCAGCAGCATTTTGATGTAGCCCTGGGAAGAATGGTTTATATCAACAAAACAACTGGACTTAGCACTTTCACTGCTCCTACTGAGGATGTTCAGGCTGCTTGTACTAAAGATCTGACAACTGTGGCTGTGGATGTCATGCTCGAGAATG gaTTTCAGTTCAGGTGTCATCCTTTTAGAAGCGACcttgttcttcctttccttcctagaGCTCGGGAAGAGAGGACTGtgatgagacagaataacagag ATACCGTGTCTGATGCTGTTGGTAGTGAATCGCTTCAGTCTTTGTTCTCAGAATGGGACAATCCCGTATTTGCTCGTTATCCAGAG GTTGCTCTTGATGTAAGCAGTGGCCAGGCTGAGAGCTTAGCAGTTAAAATTCACAACATCTTGTATCCTTATCGTTTCACTAAAGAAATGATTCATTCCATGCAG GTTCTCCAGCAAGTGGATAACAAGTTTATTGCCTGTTTAATGAGCACTAAGACTGAAGAGAATGGTGAGGCAG
- the ACYP1 gene encoding acylphosphatase-1 isoform X2 has protein sequence MLGEGDSGGRREARSLGRGLNVSMAEGGTLISVDYEIFGKVQGVFFRKYTQTEGKKLGLVGWVQNTDEGTVQGQVQGPISKVRHMQEWLETKGSPKSHIDRASFSNEKVILKLDYSDFQIVK, from the exons ATGTTAGGAGAAGGGGATTCTGGCGGCCGCAGGGAGGCCAGGTCCCTGGGAAGAG GTTTGAACGTGAGCATGGCAGAAGGGGGTACCCTGATATCAGTGGACTATGAAATTTTTGGGAAGGTGCAAGGGGTGTTTTTCCGCAAGTACACTCAG acTGAGGGTAAAAAGCTGGGATTGGTAGGCTGGGTCCAGAACACTGACGAGGGCACAGTGCAAGGACAGGTGcaaggtcccatctccaaagtGCGTCATATGCAAGAATGGCTTGAGACAAAAGGAAGTCCCAAATCGCACATCGACAGAGCAAGCTTCAGCAATGAGAAAGTCATCTTAAAGTTGGATTACTCAGATTTCCAAATTGTGAAATAA